In Zingiber officinale cultivar Zhangliang chromosome 1A, Zo_v1.1, whole genome shotgun sequence, the DNA window GCATCTTTTTAAACTGATACCGAGATGCATTTACATGCAAATTGTCCATACTGTAGTTACTTGTACGTGCAGCTTCAAATACTTTGGGTTTCTTTTCTGTAGGAGGTTTGATCACTGGAGTTGTAGTTGATGGTTCCTTCAATCTAACTAGCTGATACGGGTTTGCAAATAAGGTCTCAAGTCTTCTTCTCAAAAATCTAGGATGTAACATTCAAAACAGGCAATTATCTTTATGAAACCGATAAAAAAGATTCAAATGCGGACGATTCATGTCGAAACAAAACGTAATACCTGACTTCAGCCAAGAGTTTACGTTTCCTTAGTCTTGCCTCCAGCAatctcctcttcttttcttcagTTTCCTGCAAATGAAAGCTGTTCAGAATCCTGATAAATTGTTGAATGGGCAATAGGAGTATATATTGGACGCGAACACAAAACGGTTCGAGGATTTAGCACATTTTCATCTAGTGGCATAAAATTTACAATGCAAAAGCATTGATTTTCATATTAATACAGAGATATTTGAAGATGCAGAAACATAAAGATATCAATCTGAGACTCTGACCAAGATATCTCACTAATCCGTGTGATATGACAAATTCCACAAAATATATCGATCAAACTGTTAGAAAGAAATACATAAGATCACACCTTGGATCGAATAGAAACCAATACATTTCAGGAGAACGAAGGCAAATTATATGGATTGATTCACTGCAAACGGGAAAAGATATCAAGGTAACAATTTCGAGGCGGCGCAGATATGAAAAATCCCTATTTTGTACTTAGTTGACGCAGGATTCGCGAAACCCTAAAATCAAAAGTGACTCGAAACGAAACAAAGTTTAAGAGAACACGTCTCAACTCAAGAAACTCCGTATAATCTTGCGAGAGCGATTGGAATCTAACTCTTTTCCTAGCATCATCTCTATAAGGGGCGCACGAAGGGGATGGCGAGGGCTCCTCGGCAACCCTCCTCGTCTCCTTCACCGTCATCCTGACCTCCACCCACAGGACCAAGAAAAAAGGAAACAATTGCCCCtacgggctggatcagctggttaGGTGCCTGCAGCTTGCCAAGAAAAAAAGAAACAagcagcaaagaagaaggaattgAATTGATTGGCAAAGAAGAGGCGATAAAGACGAGAAAGGTAGAAATAGAGATGGGAGGATGGGGAAGGAAGAGCGGTTGGGGAGAAAAGGGGATTGTTTCTAGACCTTCTCGGCTTGCATTGACCAGGACAGAATCAGAAAGAGAGCACCACCCGCCATCCTGCGATGTTTCTCCTTTGATGGAGGAGTAGGATTCGATTTGCTCGATTCTTTCCATGCTTGACTCTTTCTCCTCCTCTAATCCCTCAGCTTGCCACCTCCGGATTCTAATATTGTTCCCCTTCTTCGATcaaacttcatttttttttccctttttattccGATTGTTTCGTGGGCGGTTGGTCGGTTGCAGATCTTCTCGCCATTGCGCGGCGCGGCGCGGCGCGGCGCGGCAGGACGCAGCAGGATGAACTCGGTGCCATCGAATCGCCCTAAAATAACGAATAAAAATTTATGTGAAttcctaaaataaaataaaaagtttgaaaaaatatataatttctataTTAAGACCCATCATGTGCAATTGTGTGTATAATAACCATATTTAGTAAATAATAGTTAATATAATCACAATTTACTAATGCTGTGATAATTATCAAAGTGCATACTAATATATTTAACTTTTCTATTCTACCTCTCCTGGCAGCCGAATGCAAACTCAACATTTCTTTTCATCATTCTCTCTTCACTCTCTATCTTTGTCCATTCATGGAAAgtaaatctctttctccttctctcaCCTATCAATTTATTCAACTATAATTCATTTTTTCAAAACACTATACTACTCAAAATtaataatagatgaaatatttaaactccttacaatataaaaaattcataAGATTTAAAATAGGTGCAAATAAAACTCTCTAGGTCAAACGATGAATTTTGACTAAAACTCATTGATTGATTTAAAGAACTGTAATTACACTCATTTTAGGTCCTATGAATTTCTGAGGTTGTAAAAAGCTCAAAtatgttatttattatttatttcggcttctctGGACGTGTTTACGTGTTATTAAAAGAATCAGCTgaaatttcaaattaagcctgatatgagttcatatcaggcccaacatgggtctGATAAGTCGATTTCGGTCGAAATATATTAATTGATGTAAAGAGCTCCGATTGTATCTATTTCAGATCTTGTAAATTTTTGAGgttacaaggagtccaaatatactttctattatttattttgactttttcgaaagtgttaaaatgttattaaaagaatCAGTTGACATCTCACATTAGACcagaaaagccaaaataaataatggaggacATATTTAGACTCCTTACAACCTTAAAAATCTATAGGACCTGAAATTGGTATAATCAAAACTCTCTAGGTCAATTAATGGATTTCGATCGAAATCGGTTGAAATTTCACATTGAGCCTGATATGAATTTATATTATGCCCGATGGCAGCCTAATATGAGTTTAAAAGGTCAAGCTCAAGAAGTAACATAGAATAGATATCAAGGTAAAATAACTACTACTCAATCAATGCAAATAATAGAATCATATACTAAAGTCAATGATCTAAAAAAGACAAGTAAGAACTACCCACCTCAAATATGACTCGTGCCAAAATAATTTTCACGTGaaatgctcgtctcgaatcaaagtcctacagTCACATAATGTACAGAACTAATCATATATGCAACATCTAGCTAAACTAAATCTCAAACTAATTAGAGAAAACTCTAAGCAAAATAATTAACCTCGATTAATCAATTGCATTGATTGAATTAATTTCAATCCAACATTATCAACTCTTTAATTGAACCATGTAACCATTCATTACTAATATGTCAACTCATCATGAATCCAGCATACCTAATTGATCTGATAACACGATTAAATCATCATTTATCAAGAATCATATTTTTATTAATCTCTTATTGATTCTCAATATTAAATACTGCTCCTATGGAATTAATCCAACCCAATTAATTTACCTTTCATGTTAACATGCTTCAATTATCCAATCAAGTCATGAATTAACAACAAACTAATGAATTCAACTAATCAATGAATCTACCATCCCATTATCTCTTATCACCTTAATTGATTAAGCATCAACCTTTAGCTAACCTACCAATGATCAGAATTTAAccaacactacaaaaaaacagtCTATTAGGGACGACAGTTTGTAacgaatttaaattttgttccaaactttccaacaaaatttgcaacaaaataataaattattccgAATTAGCAACGaatttagcaacaaaataaattcgttgcaaattagcaacaaaatatATTTTGTCGCTAATATTGTTGCAAGTTAGCAAcaaagaataaaattttttgcaaattttggaacgaataatttattcgttgcaaaatttgcaacgaataatttGTTCGTTGCAAATATTTGCAACGAATAGTATTTTTGTCGCAAATATTGCAACGAAACTATTATTTGTGGGATCTCCccaacaaatatataatttatcgCAATTCTACAGTAAAAAAAATTGCAGGATaaggtttccaacgaatctgtaattcgttggagatttccaacgaattggcaaaTTCTTTGGAaccatttccaacgaatctgccaattcgttggaaatctccaacgaattacaGATTCGTTGCAAAGTGTGGTATGGCTTAAAAACctgtttgaccgacctagagacatcggaatcggatgaaacaagttcctatgtgctcctcttggtctcctgattctatagatgagctcaaatattttttttgaaataatttgaattttaaacatctaggtcaattgaatttgagcttgaaagtgttagagttttaaatcaaattggagtatagttgaacttgctagatttaaaaaatgatgttcgagtgctcagaatgaGGGAAAATTAGTTTGGTGGCgttcgtaaggttctcgtgattatatccatgaattaaaaataattacggagctaatttatgttgatttgtgaatttttaaacttgagtttatattttctaacacattggggattaaaaaaataaaggaaaaaaatatatgaaataaaaaaaatatttgaggacatatatGAAGTCAGgacaaatagaggagcacacaagAACTAGTTTCATctaattcggaggtctctaggtcggtcaaccgtggatttaagaaaatgtagggtttcaacgaatctgtaattcgttggagatttccaacgaactggaagattcgttggaaacatttccaacgaatctgccaattcgtt includes these proteins:
- the LOC122038829 gene encoding uncharacterized protein LOC122038829 isoform X2, producing the protein MTVKETRRVAEEPSPSPSCAPYRDDARKRETEEKKRRLLEARLRKRKLLAEVRFLRRRLETLFANPYQLVRLKEPSTTTPVIKPPTEKKPKVFEAARTSNYSMDNLHVNASRYQFKKMPQKKPTKSLCVAPSGLFIPKEVPPQNMMTMEAANASTPATLGANEVSFKLEQYHMQMDRLNRVPMIGGGSNDMLAICRDLGNNSKKTGKRKLSWRDPLVLKA
- the LOC122038829 gene encoding uncharacterized protein LOC122038829 isoform X1; protein product: MTVKETRRVAEEPSPSPSCAPYRDDARKRVRFQSLSQDYTEFLEETEEKKRRLLEARLRKRKLLAEVRFLRRRLETLFANPYQLVRLKEPSTTTPVIKPPTEKKPKVFEAARTSNYSMDNLHVNASRYQFKKMPQKKPTKSLCVAPSGLFIPKEVPPQNMMTMEAANASTPATLGANEVSFKLEQYHMQMDRLNRVPMIGGGSNDMLAICRDLGNNSKKTGKRKLSWRDPLVLKA
- the LOC122038829 gene encoding uncharacterized protein LOC122038829 isoform X3 — its product is MAGGALFLILSWSMQAEKETEEKKRRLLEARLRKRKLLAEVRFLRRRLETLFANPYQLVRLKEPSTTTPVIKPPTEKKPKVFEAARTSNYSMDNLHVNASRYQFKKMPQKKPTKSLCVAPSGLFIPKEVPPQNMMTMEAANASTPATLGANEVSFKLEQYHMQMDRLNRVPMIGGGSNDMLAICRDLGNNSKKTGKRKLSWRDPLVLKA